Sequence from the Opisthocomus hoazin isolate bOpiHoa1 chromosome 31, bOpiHoa1.hap1, whole genome shotgun sequence genome:
gggtctggctgggatggagttcactttCCCCATAGCAACCCAtttcctgctgtgctttgctctcGTGGCGAGAACGACGTTGATCCTACACCAATGTTTTGGctgttactgagcagtgctcgcaCCGTATGAAGGCTGTCTCTGCAATGCCCCCAGAAGCTGGTAGGCTCAGGGTGGTCATGCGTTTGGGAGTGGCTTACCTGAATTGACCAAAGgcgtattccatgccatgcaacATCATGACTTTTGACCCTCATGGTTCAGCCAACTTCCAACCCACCACATATTCCACTTTTTCAGTTCAGTTGTCAACAGTCTGCCTAtcaggaggctgtgggaaacCCTTTCAAAAGCTTTGTTAAAGTCCGGATATAAACATCCTCTTCTTTTCACTCCTACAAGTGATCTGCAATTCCTTTCTTGTCCTTCAAATGCTGATGAGATGGCTGCAAGATGACTTGCCATAACACCTTCCCTAGTGAGGCTGACCAGTCTGTAACTCTCCCAATCCTTCTTCCagccctttttgaagactagtGTCATGTCTGCCTTTTCCGAGTCCCCAGGAACCTTTCTAATGGCTCTGGCCTTTCCAAGGTGTTTGAGAGAGGTCTCCCAATGACACTGACCAGCCTTCTCAATATCCCTCACCGCAAAAAACTTCTCAATATCCCCTCATTCCAGAGGATTGCTCAGGACATAACACTGCCTGTCCAGATGCGACATATTACTGCACGGACTCcacttgtggtgcaagtgagacaaagtttattttgcaagcagtgctttatacatcgtTACCCAGAAGTTAGCTCCCTGACAGCTTTGTGTCCCAGTACAGCAGCTATTTGCACAAGGtgctctattctacttctgtctaATTCATAGCCAAATCACACATCAGGTCAGCCAAGAAGTTTGCTGATCACGTGCTGTCTGTGCGCTGTCTGACTGTACACAAccactgttttttaactccttatcaggtactcggctccttcagcacatccacaattcctgtttacttcagcatttttctcttctgtttattacggAAATCAGTTTTTGTCCCCAACCTTTACACATCCCCATCCACTTCTTCCTCCTATACCTCCCTCtccttgacctggcctccatctccaccactgttcCCAAATCCATTTCCACTTCCCTGTGGGACACCAGGGACATCTCCTACACCGGATGTGCAGCAcatgtgtttgttttaaacttcctgatttcagcagagtattgtctcctcaccatcatggcctatgaccgttatgttgccatctgcaaacccctacactatgggaccctcctgggcagcagagcttgtgttcGCGTGTCAACAGCTGTTTCATGGGACAGTGGGTTTCTcactgctctcctgcacactgtaaatacattttcaattccactctgccacggcaatgctgtggaccaattcttctgtgaaatcccccagatcctcaagctttCCTGCCCACACTCATCCCTCAGGGAAGTTTGGCTTCTTGTGATTAGTGCCTGTGTAGTCTTTGGGTGGTTTATATTCATTGTGGAgtcctatgtgcagatgttcactGGTTGTGTgcaggatcccctctgagcagggacggcacaaatcTTTTCCCATGTGTCTCCCTCACTTTCTGGTGATCTTTCTCTTTGTCAGCACTATCCTTCTTGCTTACCTGAAAcccccctccacctccttccCATTCCTGGATATATTGGAAGCAGTTCTGTACCCTCTGGTGCCTCCAGCTGTGagccccctcatctacagcatgaggaaccaagAGCTCAAAGACGCACGAAGCAGCTGATCCATTCTTTTGTCTCTCAACAGCAATAAGCTGCCAAGGTCTCTTCACTGGTAATATCCAATTCATGTTCATAACCTCTTCTGCTTTGGACATTTTACCCGTGATAACCTTGTTTGTTCAGTAATCATACTTCTACTCCTCTGCTCCAGAGGCTTGAACCCAGGCTTTTTGACCTGGAGGCATTTTATGTGGACCTAGAAGGACAGTACAGCTAGTCTGCCATGTTGTATCTCTGTAATTAAAGGGGATTTCCTCAGGAATGGTGTCAGGAGGCTGAGCTCTTCTTCTGAAACCGAGGTCAAgtccactactaaaccatgtccctaagcacctcATGTagacgtcttttaaatacctccaaggatggtgactccaccacttttcTGGGccgcctgttccagtgcttcccaACCCTTTCAGGGTTGTCCCAGTATCAAATTGAACCCTCTCGTGGTGCagcttgaggtcatttcctcttgtTCGGTCACTTGTTACATAGGACAAGAGACCGACActcacctcgctacaacctccttccaggtagttgtagagagcgatgatgtgtcccctcagcctccttttccccAGACTGAAAAACCTCATTTCTTTCATCtactcctcataggacttgctCTCTAGATCCTACACGAGCTTCCCTGCCCTACTTTGGACATGCTTCAACACCTCAATGTCTATAGTGTAGTGaagggtccaaaactgaacacaggattcCAGGTGCGGCATCACCAacgccgagtacaggggcatgaccacttccctactcctgctggccacactattgctgataaaagccaggatgccgttggccttcttggccacctggcacacactgctggctcatgttcaacagGCTGTCGACCAACCCTCcctggtccttttctgccgggcagctttccagccactcctccccaagcctgtagcattgcatggggttgttgtgacccaagtgcaggacccagcacttggccttgctgaacctcgtacagttggccttggcccatcgattcagtctgtccacatccctctgcaaGAAGGGATATACCTCGCCACTCTGCAGTGGTGGCAAGCCGTTTCTTGCACAAAGGTACCAAAGCTGTCTGCAGTGCTGTCTTGGGTGTCTGACACACAATTGCTCTGGATGGGGCTGCCTTTTCTGTGCTGTACCTGCCAGCCACATGAGCTTTGGCATCTCCCACAACACTACAGGCCTCTCTCTGGACATTAAATAGAGTAACTGTCCAAAGTTTGGTTAGGGAATGTGGGGATGAAATCCAGCATTATAGCCAACAGAGATCTTGTCAACTCGGCTGAtggaaaagacagacagaaacttCATTCTCCCTATGATACAGGACATCATTTGCTCAGATGGCAGCATAGGCTGACAAGAAAATAGTGaatagggataagggcagttgcCTTGCACGTGCCTTGGACAACTTGTGGCACCTTAGACACCAGCAAGTATTTACTCTGAACAGCCAACTTCTGACCTCCATGTGCATAAATTAACACAGGAGCTGAGACAAGGAACTCGCATGCAGGTGTCTGTTTAATGGACACCTGAAccgaggcaagaggaatcccaccctCTGTTGGTTTGTGGCAGGCACAGGAGTGAGCTGAGTCCCCTTCCAGTGCTAGCAATAGAAACACAGTGTAAGATGCCTGTATTGACTCAGCTAAATCCTATCCCTCAGCAGGAATAAAGAAGATCCCTGCCCATCATTGTCTGGGTGTCCTGTCTAACAATAAGGCAAAAAGGTGATATTTTAGACCTAACTGTATGTCTGATAgcagaatcatagactcatataATCATAGAGTGGTtatggttggaagggacttgaaagatcatctagttccgacccccctgccatgggcagggacatcttccactcgaccaggttgctcaaagccccatccaacctggccttgaacaattccagggaggaggcagccacaactGCTCTAGGAAACAtatttcagtgcctcaccaccctcatagcaagaatttcttccttatatcaaatctaaatctaccctcttctattttaaagccattatccaTTGTCCTACggctgcatgcccttgtaaaaagttcctctccagcttgaGAGGTGACAGGCAAATGACACTGCTGGGAAgcctccccagctgagggagggaacatcagtgattccttcagcctgtttcacagcaggttcccctggagccccagggacAACTGGAGGGTTCCCAGAGGGGACAGAGTAAGCAATGCCTTGtactgctgagctgggctgggctcctgggatggagggagctcatggcaacaggacagcactgcagagagacagctctgcccagcagcagcttctctgcaaagcccagcaggtcTGAGGGCACAGCTTACAGGCACTGAGAGGAGTGGGGCAAgacagagagaggttaaaggcagtctggggtggGAGGGTGCTGAGAGCTTGGTAGCAGCGATTTCTTCACAGCCCTTGACACGGTAAGCCTCCAATGCAGAGCAGTGAAGCTGTTATCCGTGGAGTGAACTCTTCAACCTCGTACATCCCACAGCTCATAGGATCTTTCAGAAGGACTCTCACAGTTCCCACAGTCTAGAGGAGGAGATGCTCCTGAGCAGAGATTCGCTGCTGCACTCTCCAAGGCACAGggcatgacagctgccttctgtCAGGGATGGCTCAAGGAATGAGAAGACGTCTTCAGCCAGGGATGCCCAGGGCTGtgcttcagagcagggtccctggaCCCCagtggctgtgtgctggggcagggactctgcctcctgccaggggcaacactcagcctgcccggggagatCCCTATGGCGCTGtggggagaagctgtggctggaaGGAGTAACCTCTTGCAGGGCAGGTACCTTCTGCTGTTGAGAGGGTGCTGTGTTTCAGGGCTGCTCACCGCTCCAGATCATGCCCAGAGCATTTCCAAAGAACCTTTTCATGAGTGCAGTCATGGCAGGGGTTTCCTGCTTGCATCTGTTCTTTGCTGAATCTGTGCTTCCACTTTTCTGTGACTTACCTGGTTTGGATGTAGACACAGCTGTGCAGCTTAGAGAAGGGTATGAGACCCTTAAACAGTCACCCTGAGGTTGATCAAGAACCTCAGCAAGTGTTTCATCCCCTGCCAGCCTACAGATACAACCAGCATCATGTTTCCAGTTTCCTCAGTGtttgtgtgacctgttctttAGCTACTGCACACAGAGAGTGGttgcagggctgagctgggcacACGGGGACTGCGATGCAGTTTATAAGCACTGGCAGGGAAGAGACTTGGCACCAGAGAaacagctcctggcagggacagctgcagGGAGAAGGGAATTGCTAAGGGAATCGGTGTTGCTGGGGAGATATGGGAACCTCCCGGCCATCCTCTGCAGGGCagactccttccctgagcaacaCTGCTCTTGccttctctcccacccagcaccGCTCTCTGTCCAGGGGCCTGGGCCGTTACTCACCTCCTCACCCAGCACaccagcagaagaaacaaaatgtacCTCTCCTGTCACATGCCCATTTCCTGCTGACCAGGGCCTCAGGGCAACTGTCCTGCATTGCTGCCATCTGGGAGGTGGTATGCAGAGCTGGGTAAGGCAAAGCCTTTCCTGAATCCCTCTCGTCCTCTCCTTGCCACTATcagctgtcaggctctctggaaATGAGAGTTTCAGCAGAAGAGTCAGGCACCGATCTTTTGGGTCCTCCTGTGCAGATGtctccatgggaatgaggtgtgcCAGCTTTACTCTGACCTGTGGGGCTGTAGGCAGTGAAGTCTCTGGGGCTGTGGAATGACCAGTGGATCCCGccactctcagcagtgtctggtggCATTTCAGGATAACATGCTGATGCTGCTGCCCTCCATCTCTGAAAGGTGGAAGCCCAGAGCAGTGGGGACTGAGGGACAGACCAACTCCCCTCActctgcactaagccacaagcagTCCTCCTGCCTGGCAGGACTCACTGCTCTCCCTGCGTGCAGCAGAAATACTGAGGGTTTCTGACAGCCAACACTCCTGAGATGAGATGGCAGGAACTCTAAAAAACACCAAACTTCTTAAAGTGCCTTCTGCCATCCCTGTTTCATCGAACTGGGAGTGCAGGTACTGACAAGCACTTCTGCATTAGGAATGGTTTCATTTGACAAAGTCAATCACCAGCACTGACCCTTTCCTTACCATTCCCAcgaacccactgctgcagagcagggctgactcctcgGCAGCCTGCGAGCAGAGTCCCTGCTCCCCACGGCACGCTctgccagaaaaacaaaaagcccagCAGCGGAGCTGAGGGAAGGTTTTctaggaaaggggaaaggggtgTGTATGTGTAGCAAGGGAGCAGTCTATGAGAAATGGCTTTGATTTTGCTCAGAGAACTCTCACCAGAATTgtcactgtcttttcctttttgagtagTGCACCATGCCCAAAGGGAgaaaatgtccaacagcagctccatcacccagttcctcctcctggcattcgcagataCACGGGAGCTTCAACTTTTGTACTTCTGGCTCCTCCTggtcatctacctggctgccctcctgggcaacggcCTCATCGTCTCTGCTgtagcctgtgaccaccacctccacacccccatgtacttcttcctcttcAATCTCGCTCTCcttgacctgggctccatctccactactCTTCCTAAATCCATTGCCAATTCCCTGTGGGGCACCAGGGAAATTTCTTACTCGGGATGTGCTACAcaactctttttctttctcttcttgatggTAGGGGAGTATTTTATCCtcaccgtcatggcctatgaccgctatgttgccatctgcaaacccctgcactatgggaccctcctgggcagcagagcttgtgtccacatggcagcagttgcgtggggcagtgcttttctcaactctctcctgcacactggcaatacattttcactacaaCTGTGCCAGGGCAAtgttgtggaccagttcttctgtgaacttccccagatcctcaggctctcctgctcagacacctacctcagggaagctgtGATTGTTGTGGTCAGTGTGTTTGTCGACTTCgggtgttttattttcattgcgctgtcctatgtgcagatctttagggccgtgctgaggatcccctctgagcagggaaggcacaaagcattttccacgtgcctccctcacctggctgtagTCTCTCTCTTCATCAGCACTGCCATGTTTTCTTACCTGAAGCCCGCCTCAGTCTCCTCCCCAACCCTGGATATGGTGCTGGCAGTCCTGTACTCGGTGCTGCCTCCAGCCATGAACCCCATCATCTACAGCATGAGAAACCAGGACCTCAAGGATGCCCTGAAGAAACTGACGCGGTGGATGCAGTTTCAATGACAACCTGCCTCTTCTTCTCTCCACATGTATCTAAGACCAGGattcttctgttttcccttgtGTGAGATACTGAAAGGGTTAATGTCTGTTAATGCCTCAAGCATTGTGATAAAATAGCTACCTCAGCCCCAGggctgtcctgagcaggcaggacGGTGCCCACCTGCAGCCGGGGTTATGCCCAGCAACAGCAGATTGCAAAGAAGGAGCAAGGTGACACAAGATGTGGAAGGATAGCAAGATGAGCATTTCAATgtttctgatgtgccttacccaaatatggCCAGAGGTCATATAATGTTCATTGGAGGAAGGGGCTtgagaccccctaagagacccaTCGTGACATCTTCCCCCCACTGGAGCCTGCACAGAAGATCACAAACTTAGTAAAAGGATTGCCATAGAAGTCGAAAGAAGTGTGACTAAGGGTGGAGAGACTGGCTGATAAAAGACACATGTGCAAAGAGCCTGGCATGCCTGGCACCAGAGGATGCCATGCCCGATGTCGTCATTGTGGAATCCTAGGATTGTGATACcttttttgttgtccctcttacttttcctctctttcttttactCTCCCTCTCATCTAACATTTTTGATAAGAACGCACGTTGCcaatgctttccatgttttccaagttacctctgttctaaataaaatgctgaaattgatcgtttggtgtagtttcattttaatttagcctgaggggattcacagaacctgagtCACTTTCCCCCCCTCCATAGGCGGGATGAGACACTTTGTGTTAATGATATTTATACAATTTTTTCTCAGCTTATTCTGCATCTCTTGAAGCTTGATCCTGTGTGTCTGACCTTTGCACAACATTGTTTCAGGTGTGATATTTCCAATTGCAATTCTTCAATAAAACGGGTTCTCCCAGGTGCAGTGCATAAGGCAGGGCTCTTCCTACAAAGCTGCTTCCAGGAAAATGTCTGAGGAATTGGTCTTTTCAAGAGTCCTTTGTCCTTGTGTTCTCCCTTTGTTTGGGGTTAAATTAACCGTACCGTGAGGTTCCACTGGACCAAATGTTCTGGTTGTAAATGCTGCAGCCCAAATGGGCACCGAAGCccacagcctggggcacagaCTGAAGGAGCCCAATGtgccatcacagagctgtgacgTCAGTGGAATAAGAGCTGTGAACTGGAGAAGGACAGCTCCCACAGCTTTTATGGTAGGTAGCCATGCAACGTCTAAAGGAGAGACCTACAGGGAAGATGAGGAATGAGGGATGTCCTGTGTGATGACAGGGCAGCCTAGATATATAGAGGCTCTCTACAGGACGGTCAACAGGTATGGTGGGAGTTTATGAAGACTAGTGTCAGCCACGGATCTACTTCCCTGGAAATTGGGGTCTACCAGATCCCCAGGGAAATGGGGAAGAAGAGTAGCAGAGCACTGACCCCGCACATCAGGGAATGAGAACAATCACTACTGAGGGCACTGGCAGGTGGGATCCCATGAGAGAAAGATCAGGGCCCTGAGAGAATCCATAGGCCTTCCTATCCCTGATCATCCTTATCTGGGTCCTCCACCCACACCTTTGTCCatttgtagggtttctggagaaagagggacatattgtgagcaacccagacacccTGAATATGGACTCAatcggtttgtagtagtgcaggcttcaagcagcacaggcctcaaagcttttctcaggctggttgtgggaaagcaaacctttctcaggctggctgtgggaaagacaatcgttctcaggccagctgcaggtaaacagtcgttctatgaatactgaccaatcatagtctGAGTATTAAtcatgtaaccggggtgttttattgatagatgtttttatgtatagtaaccagTCCTAGCTGAGTATTGTGCCGAGTGTTTaagtatagtgactaatcataattgagtgctgtctatataattcAGATTCTCTGCTACTAAATTTGACtcttatggatcatattggtcgagtcctagatcccgccgcaacaaatggcgcccaacgtggggcccTCAGATCGGCACTAGCATCTAagggtgatttttccaggaagaccgaaccctGAGGGAGCGGACGCCagccgaaggtgagtgctgccccagcactcgggagtcgctagcgcaaagtcgggaaaagaaatcccagaaatcctgccctgatcaagcaggtggccggggaggagatggagtcCACGCTgacataggaagagtcagcagtggttaagctcctccaacatatcctctccgtgagagggttacaatatgactcggctaccttgaagtctctgttgctgcggcacggagaaaggacttaatcccttcagttaatgctgcctttgaagttcagacttggGTGGATATAGGaacgaaactgtgggaagaaattagtacaGGATtcaaggaagcgagcaaattctccacgtTGTGGAGGCTAATACATGACACTTTGAAAGCTATGATAGCTGAGAGAGAAGCTGTTGCTTCTGCTTTCGCTGCGTCAACACCCGAAGGAGGGACCTGCTCGGCGACAAGTCTGCTGTTCCAGGGTCCTAGTATCCCtctgcctgtgaaagcaggagggggtcggAGTCGGtggcccgtggaggcaggggaacctgcggtccaggagcaggagcacgcGCGGCGCGACCCGCTGAtgcaggggtttccacccccgcCGCCAGAATCACTGCCACTGCCACCGCACCGCGGAGAGGGGTGCACTGAGGTGCTGCCGCCTGCAGGTcggccgcgcgccgccgctgccccttccgatcgtcccacgtcCCCGAATCCTGTACAGCGgtctcctccacttcctccgcctacgccgccgtcttccAGatctccagtgactcgttgcgtAGACGAGAAAGCGGCCGTCCAGGATCTCCGAGAGGACCAACTCAGCGAACTGATATCTAAGCTAGAAAATCTGCAAAtgcacctggaccagtctcccaGGCAGGCTACGGACCTTTCCTTGccagagccaccagtccctaacccatataacccattttctcttccagccccaccttgtgCCGTGCCGTAGGATGGGGGGTTGGAAACCGGGGAAGGGttgggggtacggtggagaggcgTAGTTACTGTGATGGCAGCTGCAGTTGGGGTGGCGGTGCGACCGTTGGtcgcaaaacagaaaagggaaattcaggccaggagttgttttaattgtggaaaaaagggTCACTTTTggaaggaatgtggagtcaaaggaccGGTTAGCCGGGGGGAAGAAAGTGGTTTGTGAACTGTAAGcgagataaccacaataccaaCGAATGCAGAAAAttgggaaacagatcagttgttcgacttagatgtgtggcagagaattgtagactctgtgcatgcaggtcggcaacaaagaggagcgattatcagctcctgtttttcgagctgttgttagcctgactcagaagtaatggagtgcccgcggaatcaccgcgtgttttcagtgtttaaacttggaaggtgtcaggatAATTACCTCTTAAACATACTTCAAGAGGTGATGTGAATTCGAGTCGAGTATTAAccacttggcgtttggtttatgaag
This genomic interval carries:
- the LOC104331151 gene encoding olfactory receptor 14A16; amino-acid sequence: MSNSSSITQFLLLAFADTRELQLLYFWLLLVIYLAALLGNGLIVSAVACDHHLHTPMYFFLFNLALLDLGSISTTLPKSIANSLWGTREISYSGCATQLFFFLFLMVGEYFILTVMAYDRYVAICKPLHYGTLLGSRACVHMAAVAWGSAFLNSLLHTGNTFSLQLCQGNVVDQFFCELPQILRLSCSDTYLREAVIVVVSVFVDFGCFIFIALSYVQIFRAVLRIPSEQGRHKAFSTCLPHLAVVSLFISTAMFSYLKPASVSSPTLDMVLAVLYSVLPPAMNPIIYSMRNQDLKDALKKLTRWMQFQ